In a genomic window of Chrysemys picta bellii isolate R12L10 chromosome 1, ASM1138683v2, whole genome shotgun sequence:
- the LOC135975605 gene encoding estradiol 17 beta-dehydrogenase 5-like produces the protein MELDKDHCIKMNDGNKIPALGFGTYCPDEVQKSKCEEATKVAIEVGFRHIDGAFVYGIEEEVGRAVHEKIADGTVKREDIFYTGKLWNTFHRPELVRSCLEQSLKKLKFDYLDLFIIHNPMSLKPGTDPLPKDENGKLIFDVVDLRQTWEAMEACKDAGLVKSIGVSNFNIRQLEMILNKPGLKYKPVLNQVECHPYLNQGKLLAFCKSKDILLEAYSVLGSQRDKMWIDQSTPVLLEDPVLGAIARKYNQSPALVALRYQLQRGIVVLFKSFTRKRIEENLQVFDFQLSEEDMKTIDGMNKNGPYGHLKPFLGHPQFPFRDE, from the exons ATGGAGCTTGACAAAGACCACTGTATTAAGATGAATGATGGGAATAAAATTCCTGCACTAGGTTTTGGTACCTATTGTCCTGATGAA GTTCAAAAAAGTAAATGTGAGGAGGCTACAAAGGTGGCTATTGAAGTTGGCTTCCGCCATATTGATGGGGCCTTTGTATATGGGATTGAGGAGGAGGTTGGGCGAGCCGTTCACGAGAAGATTGCAGATGGAACAGTCAAAAGAGAGGACATATTTTACACAGGAAAG CTTTGGAATACCTTTCACCGTCCTGAACTTGTCCGAAGCTGCCTGGAACAATCACTGAAGAAACTTAAGTTTGACTATCTTGATCTCTTCATTATCCACAACCCCATGTCTCTAAAG cCTGGGACAGATCCACTCCCAAAGGATGAAAATGGAAAACTCATTTTCGATGTTGTAGATCTGCGTCAAACTTGGGAG GCCATGGAGGCATGTAAAGACGCAGGCTTGGTGAAGTCCATTGGAGTGTCCAACTTCAACATCAGACAGCTGGAGATGATCCTGAACAAACCAGGGCTCAAGTACAAACCTGTTCTCAACCAG GTTGAATGTCACCCTTACCTCAACCAAGGCAAACTACTGGCCTTCTGCAAATCCAAGGATATCCTCCTCGAAGCCTATAGTGTTCTGGGATCACAGAGAGACAAGATGTG GATAGACCAAAGCACCCCAGTTCTGCTGGAGGACCCAGTATTGGGTGCAATTGCCAGAAAATACAACCAAAGCCCCGCTCTAGTAGCCCTGCGCTACCAGCTGCAGCGTGGTATCGTGGTCCTCTTTAAGAGCTTCACCAGAAAGCGTATTGAAGAAAACTTGCAG GTTTTTGACTTCCAGCTCTCTGAGGAGGACATGAAAACCATTGATGGGATGAACAAAAACGGTCCCTATGGGCATTTAAAACC ATTTTTGGGCCACCCTCAGTTTCCATTTAGGGATGAATAA